A single genomic interval of Candidatus Bipolaricaulis anaerobius harbors:
- a CDS encoding MATE family efflux transporter, translated as MRFRTPSRDEILTGPALKTMARIGGPAVLGSLIFTLYNLTDAFWIGRLPPETSAAAVAGIQVSWPIVWFLISFISGFGGAAVSALVAQYMGAGRPTEANHALNQLFILSAVSGIVLGVGGYFASPFLLDLLVGEGAVSSAASQYIKVIFIGLPTMVLPGLFHAAFAATGDTVTPLLVNGAGTLVNMALDPFLVLGWGGLPQMGILGAAYATIASQGLAMLAFLILLGRGSDHLRLEPSAMVPEWGWMAKSLQIGVPAAIGQSSMSFGFVIMTALISRLPNAEVALAGYGIGDRVLGILFIVTDGLSTGLTTMVGQALGAGVMARTRDLVRKGITALVVILSVEAVLLWLVRYPVVALFIPERQDVIAVGAQFIGAFAVSMPFLGTFFAAMAIYRGSGHNVPTMILGVVRLWVLRIPLSYLFGFTLGLGADGVWWGMSLSNVLSGLVALGFLLSKGWQKSVVEAATTDG; from the coding sequence ATGAGGTTCCGAACCCCCTCCCGCGACGAGATCCTGACCGGCCCGGCCTTGAAGACGATGGCCCGGATCGGCGGCCCAGCCGTTCTGGGCTCGCTCATCTTCACCCTGTACAACCTCACCGACGCGTTCTGGATCGGGCGGCTCCCCCCCGAGACCTCGGCGGCGGCGGTGGCCGGGATCCAGGTCTCGTGGCCGATCGTGTGGTTCCTCATCTCGTTCATCTCCGGGTTCGGCGGGGCGGCAGTGAGCGCGCTCGTGGCCCAGTACATGGGGGCAGGACGGCCCACGGAGGCGAACCACGCCCTGAATCAGCTCTTCATCCTGTCCGCAGTATCGGGGATCGTCCTCGGGGTGGGGGGCTACTTCGCGTCCCCGTTCCTCCTCGACCTCCTCGTCGGGGAGGGAGCAGTGTCGAGCGCGGCTTCGCAGTACATCAAGGTCATCTTCATCGGCCTCCCGACGATGGTCCTCCCAGGCCTGTTCCACGCTGCGTTTGCTGCCACCGGGGACACGGTGACCCCCCTCCTCGTGAACGGGGCGGGGACCCTCGTCAACATGGCCCTCGACCCGTTCCTCGTCCTGGGATGGGGAGGGCTCCCCCAGATGGGGATCCTCGGTGCAGCCTACGCCACGATCGCCTCGCAGGGCCTGGCGATGCTCGCCTTCCTCATCCTCCTTGGGCGGGGGAGCGACCACCTGCGGTTGGAGCCGTCGGCGATGGTCCCGGAGTGGGGGTGGATGGCCAAGAGCCTCCAGATTGGAGTCCCGGCGGCGATCGGCCAGTCGAGCATGTCGTTCGGGTTCGTGATCATGACAGCGCTCATCAGTCGGCTCCCCAACGCGGAAGTGGCCCTCGCCGGGTACGGGATCGGGGATCGCGTATTGGGGATCCTGTTCATCGTCACCGACGGCCTGAGCACGGGGCTGACGACGATGGTCGGCCAGGCCCTCGGCGCAGGGGTGATGGCCCGCACGCGGGACCTCGTGCGAAAGGGGATCACGGCTCTCGTCGTCATCCTCTCCGTCGAGGCAGTCCTCCTATGGCTCGTTCGCTACCCGGTGGTGGCCCTCTTCATCCCCGAACGGCAGGATGTGATCGCGGTGGGGGCACAGTTCATCGGCGCGTTTGCGGTGAGCATGCCATTTTTGGGCACGTTCTTCGCAGCGATGGCCATCTACCGCGGATCCGGCCATAACGTGCCGACGATGATCCTGGGGGTCGTGCGGCTGTGGGTGCTGCGGATCCCCCTTTCTTACCTCTTCGGGTTCACCCTCGGGTTGGGAGCGGATGGGGTATGGTGGGGGATGTCGCTCTCCAATGTCCTGTCGGGTCTAGTGGCGTTGGGGTTCCTCCTCTCGAAGGGCTGGCAGAAGTCGGTCGTCGAGGCAGCGACTACGGACGGCTGA
- a CDS encoding DMT family transporter: protein MSSPALLLAVGAAAFWALSQVLTKEGLRRMDFVAYGVVRPLFALPFIVAYGFITSSLRFPELGLVGIAACGGVIDSFLGTLLYMFSLRRIPAHQAAPLSSTAPFWGVVTAVLFLGERPHPIVFVAAVLVVLGAYFLGSRRSGETTGRPVVGTLAALGAGVLWGVAETLPAKHCLAQGMTPITYQLIMVGAAAGSWGLLAIWRRRHLHWSPKGLGIAFQSAFAGFFLGWLLWLSGLSLAPASVLAPVRGSTILFSFLLSILLLHERPSLRAVVGLLFVSAGVFLVSIMA from the coding sequence GTGAGCAGTCCAGCTCTCCTCCTCGCTGTGGGGGCCGCTGCCTTCTGGGCGCTGTCCCAGGTTCTCACGAAGGAGGGGCTGCGGCGGATGGACTTCGTTGCGTACGGCGTGGTCCGTCCCCTGTTCGCCTTGCCCTTCATCGTGGCCTATGGGTTCATCACCTCAAGCCTCCGTTTCCCGGAGCTGGGGCTGGTGGGGATCGCCGCCTGCGGGGGGGTCATCGATTCGTTCCTGGGCACCCTCCTCTACATGTTTTCTCTGCGGAGGATCCCGGCCCACCAGGCCGCTCCCCTGTCGAGTACGGCCCCGTTCTGGGGGGTGGTGACCGCAGTCCTGTTCCTCGGGGAGAGGCCGCACCCCATCGTGTTCGTCGCGGCCGTCTTGGTCGTCTTGGGAGCGTACTTCCTCGGGAGCCGACGATCGGGCGAGACCACGGGTCGTCCTGTCGTGGGGACCCTGGCCGCCCTGGGAGCCGGCGTGCTGTGGGGGGTGGCGGAGACGCTCCCCGCCAAGCACTGCCTCGCCCAGGGGATGACGCCCATCACCTACCAGCTGATCATGGTGGGCGCAGCCGCCGGAAGCTGGGGACTCCTGGCCATTTGGCGGAGGCGTCACCTCCACTGGTCCCCCAAGGGCCTCGGGATAGCCTTTCAGAGCGCGTTCGCCGGCTTCTTCCTCGGCTGGCTCCTCTGGCTTTCCGGTCTCTCCCTCGCTCCAGCCAGCGTGCTCGCCCCGGTCCGCGGCTCGACGATCCTGTTCTCCTTCCTCCTGAGCATCCTGCTCCTCCACGAACGGCCCTCCCTCCGCGCGGTTGTCGGGCTCCTGTTCGTGTCCGCTGGCGTTTTCCTCGTCTCCATCATGGCCTAG
- the ribD gene encoding bifunctional diaminohydroxyphosphoribosylaminopyrimidine deaminase/5-amino-6-(5-phosphoribosylamino)uracil reductase RibD, giving the protein MRRALDLAQLGAGWTRPNPLVGAVVVKDGQVIAEGHHAVCGGPHAEAVALLEAGARARGGDLYLNLEPCVAFPGKKTPPCVDAILQAGIKRVIVATADPNPHVSGRGLVRLREAGVAVVEGVLADEAQRLNEVFFHWIRTRTPFVVLKLALSLDGKIATRTGRSRWITGPESRRRVHLLRARYGAILVGVGTVLVDDPSLTVREVEGPQPLRVILDREGRTPLAAKVLSGEARTVIATGDRMPAETEAELRARGAEVWRLPGEGDRVDLGALLRRLGGETDSLLVEGGSEVAGSFLSAGLVHKIAFFYAPVILGGRDAVPAVGGDGVADPAEAIRVRDLSIERVGEDFLITGYPTREA; this is encoded by the coding sequence ATGAGGCGGGCCCTCGACCTCGCTCAACTCGGGGCGGGGTGGACCCGCCCCAACCCGCTCGTCGGGGCGGTGGTGGTAAAGGATGGCCAGGTCATCGCCGAGGGCCACCACGCCGTGTGCGGCGGCCCGCACGCCGAGGCGGTGGCGCTCCTCGAGGCCGGGGCGAGGGCGCGGGGAGGGGATCTCTACCTCAACCTCGAACCGTGCGTTGCGTTCCCGGGGAAGAAGACCCCGCCGTGCGTGGATGCGATCCTCCAGGCTGGGATCAAGCGGGTGATCGTGGCCACAGCTGATCCCAACCCGCACGTGAGCGGCCGCGGCCTCGTCCGCCTGCGGGAGGCGGGGGTCGCGGTCGTGGAGGGGGTCCTGGCCGACGAGGCGCAGCGCCTGAACGAGGTCTTCTTTCACTGGATCCGCACGCGGACCCCGTTCGTCGTCCTGAAGCTCGCCCTGAGCCTCGACGGGAAGATCGCCACCCGGACTGGGAGGTCGCGCTGGATCACCGGGCCCGAGTCGCGGCGGCGGGTCCATCTGCTGCGGGCGCGGTACGGGGCGATCCTCGTTGGGGTGGGCACCGTGCTCGTCGATGATCCCTCGCTCACCGTCCGCGAGGTGGAGGGGCCCCAGCCGTTGCGGGTCATCCTCGACCGCGAGGGGCGGACTCCTCTGGCAGCGAAGGTCCTGTCAGGCGAGGCGAGGACCGTCATCGCAACCGGCGATCGGATGCCAGCTGAGACCGAGGCCGAGCTCAGGGCGAGGGGGGCCGAGGTGTGGCGGCTACCGGGGGAGGGGGACAGGGTGGACCTCGGCGCGCTCCTCCGTCGGTTGGGGGGGGAGACGGACTCGCTCCTCGTCGAGGGCGGGTCGGAGGTGGCGGGGTCGTTCCTCTCCGCGGGGCTCGTCCACAAGATCGCGTTCTTCTATGCCCCCGTGATCCTCGGCGGGCGGGACGCCGTGCCCGCGGTGGGCGGGGACGGCGTCGCTGACCCGGCCGAGGCGATCCGGGTCCGTGACCTTTCGATCGAGCGCGTAGGCGAGGACTTCCTCATCACCGGTTACCCGACGCGAGAGGCGTGA
- the rpe gene encoding ribulose-phosphate 3-epimerase has translation MKLAASLLAADCACLAREVERVEPAVDLLHLDVMDGHFVPNLTFGPPVANALRKHTSLPFAIHLMIEHPVRYAREFQVSPVDSITFHIEAADPPEEALRAIRDLGCRVGISSRPRTPLAEVFPYLGMVDLVLVMSVEPGFGGQAFLPDAVGRIQALRREIGERAVEIAVDGGIGPGNVRNVVEAGADVVVAGSAIFGTPDPHAAALELWTRAGRTKRS, from the coding sequence GTGAAGCTCGCCGCCTCGCTCCTCGCCGCGGACTGCGCCTGCCTCGCCCGCGAGGTGGAGCGGGTCGAGCCGGCGGTGGACCTCCTCCACCTCGACGTGATGGACGGGCACTTCGTCCCCAACCTCACGTTCGGCCCGCCGGTCGCGAATGCGCTGCGAAAGCACACTTCGCTTCCATTCGCGATCCACCTCATGATCGAGCACCCGGTCCGCTACGCGCGGGAGTTCCAGGTCAGCCCGGTGGACTCGATCACGTTCCACATCGAGGCAGCCGATCCGCCGGAGGAGGCGCTGCGCGCGATCCGAGACCTCGGGTGCAGGGTAGGGATCTCATCCCGCCCGCGAACGCCGCTCGCGGAGGTGTTCCCATACCTCGGAATGGTGGACCTCGTCCTCGTGATGAGCGTCGAGCCCGGGTTCGGGGGCCAGGCGTTCCTCCCGGACGCCGTGGGACGGATTCAGGCTCTGCGCCGGGAGATCGGGGAGCGAGCGGTGGAGATCGCCGTGGACGGGGGGATCGGCCCCGGGAACGTGCGGAACGTGGTCGAGGCTGGGGCGGACGTGGTCGTCGCCGGATCGGCGATCTTCGGGACGCCCGATCCCCACGCGGCAGCGCTCGAGTTATGGACGAGAGCAGGACGCACGAAGCGTTCATGA
- a CDS encoding zinc metallopeptidase yields MLWLFYPETLFVLLPALILAIYAQYRVRSTYAKYINVPLQRRISAGQVAEVILREAGVSGVKIETTNRTLGDHYDPRAKALRLSAPNSPSVAAVGVAAHEAGHAIQHAQDYAPLALRSTIVPVANFGSQLALPLFVIGLLFQSELFVNIGIILFSAAVLFTLVTLPVEFNASRRAIAALSSSGIVTREELGGVKQVLTAAALTYVAAAAMAALQLLSMLLISRRRQG; encoded by the coding sequence ATGTTGTGGCTGTTTTACCCGGAGACGCTGTTCGTGCTCCTCCCCGCCCTCATCCTCGCGATCTACGCCCAGTACAGGGTGCGGAGCACCTACGCGAAATACATCAACGTGCCCCTCCAGCGGCGGATCAGTGCGGGCCAGGTTGCCGAGGTGATCCTGCGCGAGGCGGGGGTGAGCGGGGTCAAGATCGAGACCACCAATCGGACCCTCGGCGACCACTACGATCCCCGTGCCAAGGCCCTGCGGCTCTCCGCCCCCAACTCGCCCTCCGTCGCTGCGGTGGGGGTGGCCGCTCACGAGGCAGGCCACGCCATCCAACATGCCCAGGACTACGCCCCGCTCGCCCTCCGCTCGACGATCGTCCCCGTGGCGAACTTCGGAAGCCAGCTCGCGTTACCACTTTTCGTCATCGGGCTTCTCTTCCAGTCGGAGCTCTTTGTCAACATCGGGATCATCTTGTTCTCCGCAGCTGTACTTTTCACCCTCGTCACGTTGCCCGTCGAGTTCAACGCCTCGCGGCGGGCAATTGCGGCGTTGAGCTCAAGCGGGATCGTGACCCGGGAGGAGCTGGGCGGGGTGAAGCAGGTCCTCACTGCGGCTGCCCTGACCTACGTCGCCGCGGCGGCGATGGCGGCGTTGCAGCTCCTGTCCATGCTCCTCATCTCCAGGCGCCGCCAAGGGTGA
- a CDS encoding TPM domain-containing protein — protein MRRVPPPPRRDHGGEGEVRAGGRDLRALFAVPLLASVLAAAEPLPEPVGAINDYGQTLERADREQLEHLIGSLKERGVSLVYLASWHDPFGDIDLYARAIFSAWGLPKDALLVVFLRGEDRRWQVAARAGERVGPLLPQPEWEDLLAEARVTANRAQPAVAVENLAAGLLSLLTTGRQEPQEGRRSWAWAYAVAGLIGIGALILAARAFLCPHCLRPLRRRPSLGGILWVCPRCRYTRASRR, from the coding sequence GTGCGGCGGGTGCCACCTCCGCCTCGTCGAGACCACGGTGGAGAAGGTGAAGTCCGAGCGGGAGGTCGTGACCTGCGAGCACTGTTCGCGGTTCCTTTACTTGCCTCCGTCCTAGCAGCGGCCGAGCCTCTGCCCGAACCGGTCGGCGCGATCAACGACTACGGCCAGACCCTCGAGCGGGCGGATCGCGAGCAGCTGGAGCACCTCATCGGTTCCCTCAAGGAACGCGGGGTGTCGCTCGTCTACCTCGCGAGTTGGCACGATCCGTTCGGGGACATCGATCTCTACGCGCGGGCGATCTTCTCCGCGTGGGGGCTCCCAAAGGATGCCCTCCTCGTCGTGTTCCTGCGGGGAGAGGATCGGAGGTGGCAGGTCGCAGCCCGTGCCGGGGAGAGGGTAGGTCCCCTCCTCCCCCAGCCGGAGTGGGAGGACCTCCTCGCGGAGGCGCGGGTCACAGCGAACCGCGCCCAGCCAGCGGTGGCTGTAGAGAACCTCGCCGCGGGCTTGCTCTCCCTCCTCACGACGGGGCGGCAGGAACCTCAAGAGGGACGGCGGTCGTGGGCTTGGGCCTACGCGGTGGCGGGGTTGATCGGGATTGGGGCTCTCATCCTCGCCGCGCGCGCGTTCCTCTGTCCCCACTGCCTGCGCCCCCTCAGGCGGCGGCCCTCGCTCGGGGGTATACTGTGGGTGTGCCCTCGCTGTCGGTACACGAGGGCAAGCCGGCGGTAG
- a CDS encoding zinc ribbon domain-containing protein, with protein sequence MNESLAQLLSLAEADASLRTLAGRLADLEREEARLRTLLASEEEAFRRRQEGHRALRLSALAKSGEVDSTDEKIRTYQHKLDHDIIPYKEMEHLREQVTFLRGQLDTLADEALQLMAEADADEGKLREEAIAHEGRRRELEEELGALARRRATILAEQDALRVRRDEIFQRVPLRLRGHYERLLGSGGSPVVPVVGGMCGGCHLRLVETTVEKVKSEREVVTCEHCSRFLYLPPS encoded by the coding sequence ATGAACGAGTCCCTCGCCCAGCTCCTCTCCCTCGCCGAGGCCGATGCGAGCCTGCGCACGCTCGCGGGGCGCCTGGCCGACCTCGAGAGGGAGGAGGCACGGCTCCGGACCCTCCTCGCTAGCGAGGAGGAAGCGTTCCGTCGCCGCCAGGAGGGCCATCGCGCCCTCCGGCTCTCCGCCCTCGCCAAGTCAGGCGAGGTGGATTCCACCGACGAGAAGATCCGCACCTACCAGCACAAGCTCGACCACGACATCATCCCCTACAAGGAGATGGAGCACCTGCGGGAGCAGGTGACCTTCCTCCGCGGGCAGCTCGACACCCTGGCCGATGAGGCGCTCCAGCTGATGGCGGAAGCGGACGCCGACGAGGGAAAGCTACGGGAGGAGGCGATCGCGCACGAGGGGCGGCGGCGGGAGCTCGAGGAGGAACTCGGTGCGCTCGCCCGGCGGCGGGCCACGATCCTGGCGGAGCAGGATGCCCTCCGCGTCAGGCGCGACGAGATCTTCCAGCGCGTCCCCCTACGTCTCCGCGGGCACTACGAACGGCTTCTGGGAAGCGGGGGGAGCCCGGTGGTGCCGGTGGTGGGAGGGATGTGCGGCGGGTGCCACCTCCGCCTCGTCGAGACCACGGTGGAGAAGGTGAAGTCCGAGCGGGAGGTCGTGACCTGCGAGCACTGTTCGCGGTTCCTTTACTTGCCTCCGTCCTAG
- a CDS encoding Nif3-like dinuclear metal center hexameric protein: MPGKRPGRYTRPDMDRQDVVAFLDELFPPALAEDWDRSGLQVGPLAGPCRRAVVALDLSLDVARDLSCVDLVVTHHPLLFRPLDRLLPGTPRGEKLLLLVRSGTACYSVHTPYDIAWGGLGEALAGALGLVSLRPLVSRGRLVKLAVFVPRGHEDRVAEALFGAGAGEIGLYGHCSFRAPGIGTFLPRAGSHPYLGEAGREERADEVRLETVVPSDRLPAALAAMKGAHPYEEVAYDVYPLENPSPRHGLGRVGNLPQPASGSDVVSRFGRALGGVEPHAVYGDLEREVRRVALCGGSGGSLWEDALAAGADLFLTGEIGYHDGSDASESGLTAVAFGHQETEQPFVGHVGRLLRERFPDLVVMER; this comes from the coding sequence TTGCCTGGCAAGCGACCGGGCCGCTACACTCGCCCCGACATGGATCGCCAGGACGTGGTGGCCTTCCTCGACGAGCTCTTCCCACCAGCGCTCGCGGAGGACTGGGATCGGTCCGGGCTCCAGGTGGGGCCGCTCGCGGGGCCGTGCCGACGGGCCGTGGTCGCCCTCGACCTCAGCCTCGACGTCGCGCGCGACCTGTCCTGCGTGGACCTCGTCGTGACGCACCATCCGCTCCTCTTCCGCCCCCTCGACCGCCTCCTCCCCGGGACGCCCCGCGGGGAAAAGCTCCTGCTCCTCGTCCGCTCGGGGACGGCCTGCTATTCCGTGCACACCCCCTACGACATCGCCTGGGGAGGGCTCGGCGAGGCCCTGGCCGGGGCCCTCGGCCTTGTCTCCCTGCGGCCCCTCGTCTCCCGGGGGAGGCTCGTCAAGCTCGCCGTGTTCGTGCCCCGCGGGCACGAGGACCGGGTGGCGGAGGCCCTGTTCGGGGCAGGAGCGGGGGAGATCGGGCTCTATGGCCACTGCTCGTTCCGTGCCCCTGGGATCGGCACGTTCCTCCCGCGGGCGGGATCGCATCCCTACCTCGGGGAAGCGGGGCGGGAGGAGCGGGCCGACGAGGTGCGGCTGGAGACGGTGGTCCCCTCCGACCGGCTCCCCGCCGCCCTCGCCGCAATGAAGGGGGCCCATCCCTACGAGGAGGTAGCCTACGACGTGTACCCCCTGGAGAACCCGTCTCCCCGGCATGGACTGGGCAGGGTGGGGAATCTACCGCAACCGGCCTCGGGTTCCGACGTCGTCTCCCGGTTCGGCCGCGCGCTGGGGGGGGTCGAGCCGCACGCCGTGTACGGGGACCTGGAGCGGGAGGTACGGCGGGTCGCCCTGTGCGGGGGAAGCGGAGGGAGCCTGTGGGAGGACGCGTTGGCCGCGGGCGCTGACCTCTTCCTCACGGGCGAGATCGGCTATCACGACGGAAGCGATGCCTCCGAATCCGGCCTCACCGCAGTCGCGTTCGGCCACCAGGAGACGGAGCAACCGTTCGTGGGCCACGTGGGGCGACTCCTCCGCGAGCGTTTTCCGGACCTGGTGGTGATGGAGCGATGA
- a CDS encoding DUF763 domain-containing protein has protein sequence MAGHTGTADLPLHEGHAPRWLFARMVLLAREIVLALADEFGTEGVLARLSDPRWFQALGSLLGFDWHSSGLTTTTCGAVKEALRAVGDEIGLYGAGGKGAASRRTPLEIAEAAPRLAVEPGPLADASRMAAKVDSAALQDGFQIYHHAFFFDRAGRWCVVQQGMSEKTGLARRYHWFSEAVADFVCEPHAGIVGPRSDLVLNLVAREADGLRRAIPEVAREPPERLVSELSRLQALTLPRRHALLVSDLDPQRLRTVFLSSYASEATDFAGLLRTRGVGAKGLRALALLAELLYGTPVSFRDPARFAYAHGGKDGILYPVDRETYDRTIGILRRAVERARLGEREELATLRRLASVEPAFIRWPPGRPPGRG, from the coding sequence ATGGCGGGACACACAGGGACCGCGGACCTTCCCCTCCACGAGGGCCATGCCCCGCGGTGGTTGTTTGCGCGGATGGTCCTCCTGGCGCGGGAGATCGTCCTCGCCCTCGCCGATGAGTTCGGGACAGAAGGGGTGCTGGCCCGGCTCTCTGACCCCCGCTGGTTTCAAGCGTTGGGGTCCCTCCTCGGGTTCGACTGGCACTCGAGCGGCCTCACCACGACCACCTGCGGGGCGGTGAAGGAGGCGCTGCGCGCGGTGGGGGACGAGATCGGCCTGTACGGAGCAGGGGGCAAGGGGGCTGCCTCGCGGCGAACGCCGCTGGAGATTGCGGAGGCCGCGCCACGGCTCGCCGTCGAGCCAGGGCCGCTCGCCGACGCGTCGCGGATGGCGGCCAAGGTGGACTCCGCTGCCCTCCAGGATGGGTTTCAGATCTACCACCATGCGTTCTTCTTCGATCGGGCAGGGCGGTGGTGTGTCGTCCAGCAGGGGATGAGCGAGAAGACGGGCCTGGCCCGCCGCTACCACTGGTTCTCCGAGGCCGTTGCGGACTTCGTGTGCGAGCCCCACGCCGGGATCGTGGGACCGCGGTCCGATCTCGTCCTGAACCTCGTGGCGCGGGAAGCCGATGGGTTGCGGAGGGCAATCCCCGAGGTCGCCCGCGAGCCGCCGGAGCGGTTGGTGAGCGAACTCTCGCGCTTGCAGGCCCTGACCCTCCCCCGTCGGCACGCCCTCCTCGTCTCCGATCTCGACCCCCAGCGGCTGCGCACGGTGTTCCTCTCCTCCTATGCGAGCGAGGCGACGGACTTTGCGGGGCTCCTCCGCACCCGGGGGGTGGGGGCGAAGGGCCTGCGGGCCCTCGCCCTGCTGGCCGAGCTTCTCTACGGCACCCCCGTCTCGTTCCGCGATCCGGCCCGGTTCGCCTATGCCCACGGCGGGAAGGATGGGATCCTCTACCCGGTGGACCGGGAGACCTACGATCGAACGATCGGGATCCTCCGCCGGGCAGTGGAACGGGCGCGGTTGGGGGAACGGGAAGAGCTCGCCACGCTACGGCGGTTGGCGTCGGTTGAACCGGCCTTCATTCGGTGGCCCCCTGGGCGGCCACCGGGACGCGGATGA
- a CDS encoding MATE family efflux transporter produces the protein MNPRYVREKILKGPILPTMLLLAWPAMLTGAVQALYNLVDAFWLGKLSTAAMAAPGMAWPILFFFMSFAGGFQAAGTAFVAQHYGAHDQKGAEESAGQILGFLALASVVLGATGFAAAPAVLRLIRAPEDLFPLALLYLRIECAGLPFMFLAQAFGGLMVGLGNTRLMMYLHVSSLLLNAVLDPLLIFGWGPFPEWGVAGAALATVLSRVLIAVVGLTILFSGRAGLRVHFRNLRPRRARLLPILRVGLPNVLDQTSSSLGFVVMMGLVSGFGTAVVASYTVGNRFINLVNVISLGAANALVAMIGQNLGADQTERAETIARRGITATFLSLIGVYCLAFFLRRPLFSVFVADPDVIREGSWFIAVFGTSIPFFGLFDGAAATFRGSGHTVPPMVMSIVRLWVLRVFLSWALAYPLGFGTTGMWAGMALSNFLAGIALVLWLGRGTWKKKVIRVPVAAQGATE, from the coding sequence ATGAACCCAAGGTACGTGCGCGAGAAAATCCTGAAGGGGCCCATCCTCCCGACGATGCTCCTCCTGGCCTGGCCGGCGATGCTCACCGGGGCCGTACAGGCGCTGTACAACCTCGTGGATGCGTTCTGGCTCGGGAAGTTGAGCACGGCAGCGATGGCCGCACCGGGGATGGCCTGGCCGATCCTGTTCTTCTTCATGTCGTTCGCCGGCGGATTCCAGGCTGCCGGGACGGCGTTCGTAGCCCAGCATTACGGGGCCCACGATCAGAAGGGAGCAGAGGAGTCAGCCGGACAAATCCTAGGCTTCCTTGCCCTGGCATCGGTCGTCCTCGGAGCAACCGGGTTCGCGGCTGCCCCCGCGGTGCTGCGTCTCATCCGTGCGCCGGAGGATCTCTTTCCTCTGGCGCTCCTCTACCTCCGGATCGAGTGCGCAGGGCTCCCGTTCATGTTCCTTGCCCAGGCGTTCGGCGGCCTCATGGTGGGGTTGGGGAACACCCGCCTCATGATGTACCTACACGTCTCCTCACTCCTTCTGAATGCAGTGCTCGACCCGCTCCTCATCTTCGGCTGGGGGCCCTTCCCGGAGTGGGGGGTAGCCGGCGCGGCGCTTGCGACCGTCCTCTCGCGCGTTCTCATCGCCGTGGTCGGACTGACGATCCTCTTCTCCGGCCGAGCAGGGCTACGGGTCCACTTTAGGAATCTCCGGCCCCGCCGCGCGCGGCTCCTCCCCATCCTCCGGGTGGGCCTCCCCAACGTCCTCGATCAGACGAGCAGCTCGCTCGGGTTCGTGGTGATGATGGGGCTCGTGTCCGGGTTCGGGACGGCGGTCGTGGCCTCCTACACTGTGGGGAACCGGTTCATCAACCTCGTCAATGTGATCAGCTTGGGAGCGGCGAACGCCCTCGTGGCGATGATCGGCCAGAACCTGGGGGCCGATCAGACCGAGCGGGCGGAGACGATCGCCCGCCGGGGGATCACCGCCACGTTCCTCTCCCTGATCGGGGTGTACTGCCTGGCCTTCTTCCTGCGCCGCCCGCTATTCAGCGTGTTCGTGGCCGACCCCGACGTGATCCGGGAGGGCAGTTGGTTCATCGCCGTGTTCGGGACCTCGATCCCGTTCTTCGGCCTGTTCGATGGAGCGGCGGCCACGTTCCGCGGCTCGGGCCACACCGTGCCGCCGATGGTGATGTCCATCGTCCGGCTGTGGGTGTTGCGGGTCTTTTTGTCCTGGGCCCTTGCCTATCCACTGGGGTTCGGGACGACGGGGATGTGGGCGGGGATGGCCCTCAGCAACTTCCTGGCGGGGATCGCCCTCGTCCTGTGGCTCGGGCGCGGGACGTGGAAGAAGAAGGTCATCCGCGTCCCGGTGGCCGCCCAGGGGGCCACCGAATGA
- a CDS encoding Rieske (2Fe-2S) protein, whose translation MLIEVAKVRDVPPGGLKAVEAGGKEIVLANGDGKIYAIARRCGHMNAPLEKGTLAGNILTCPMHGARFDVTTGKVKSEPPEGGPMPSGLPESFVHHMERLGSLMAEIKTYDLPTYRVQVEGNTIKVEI comes from the coding sequence ATGTTGATCGAGGTGGCAAAGGTGCGGGATGTGCCGCCAGGAGGGCTAAAGGCCGTGGAGGCAGGGGGCAAGGAAATCGTCCTGGCCAACGGCGATGGGAAGATCTATGCCATCGCCCGCCGCTGCGGGCACATGAACGCCCCCTTGGAGAAGGGAACCCTGGCCGGAAACATCCTGACCTGTCCTATGCATGGGGCCCGGTTCGATGTCACCACCGGCAAGGTGAAGAGCGAACCGCCGGAGGGAGGACCGATGCCATCTGGGCTTCCCGAGTCATTCGTCCACCATATGGAGCGCCTGGGGTCCCTCATGGCCGAGATCAAGACTTACGATCTCCCCACCTATCGGGTCCAGGTGGAGGGGAACACCATTAAGGTCGAGATCTGA